The region GAGATCAGCTTTGGCCCCAGGCAGCCAAAAAAAGTGGTTCCAGCCAAATTGCTGAAGGTTTTACAGCTGTGATTTGGTGTCCTCATTGGCATCTCCCATGGAAAAGTTTGGACCTAAATAGGAACAGAGAAGAGATGGCTTGATTCAAAGCAGGCATTTCAGGGAGGGATCACAGAGACATGTTCAAGCTGGGCAGTTGCTACAGGAATGACGAAGTGGGAAAAAGTAAATGTGTATAGAAAGGTGTAGGTGCTAGAGCCATTCCTCATGGAGCCTCATGAAGCACAGAGGCGAAGGTTTATCAAATGATTTGTCAGGACCTATGTGGTGCCTACCCACCTAAGTGCAGATCTTCTTCTTTGGCCTGGCAGTGGCTAGCTGGAGGGGAACTGTGTttacaaaaatgcttctgtgcCAATGTGACACAACCATTAATTCAGATATTAATAATCTTTCATTTTAGTATGCCGGGAAGTGGTATGCCCTGGCCAAGAAGGATCCAGAAGGTCTTTTCCTTCAGGACAATATCTCTGCTGAATACACCGTTGAGGAGGATGGCACAATGACAGCGTCTTCCAAAGGCCGGGTAAAGCTTTTTGGGTAAGTGTATGCCTGGCTCTCAATTGTAGGTGGCGACATGAGGTAGTGAAGTTGGGATGGACAGTGATATATCCTGAGCACAGAACTTGTCTCTATCATGAAAGGAAGCTTGATCAAGCTAACGCACTGCAAGCCAAAGTTAAACCCATTTGAGTCCTGGGTGAGTTCTTAGGCTGCCTCTAGCCTAGGCCCATCACAAAACTACTGGGTAACTGCCAGTTCAATCACAAAGTCTAATCTTTAATGATAGAGCAGTAAAGTAACTAAACTGGAACAAAGAGAGAGGAGCTAGCATAGCCTGCAGGCCCATAAGTAGCACAACATCTTAGAtttatttgaaaggaagaaaatgagtgTAAATGAGCATTACTTTAATAGATCTTTCAACATGGTATTGGACAGACTTCTCAGGAAAATACTCAGTTAGCAATTGGATATCACTGTGATGCCTGAAAAGATAGATGGAAGGGAAGCTTAAGATTTTCTTGTCAGTAATGGTTACTATAAGGGATTACAACATGTGAAGGGATTAAATAGGTTTCTGGgtatacaaaagaaaaactggagCTTCCAGCAGGCTAATACCAGTGCTGTTCTGTATTAACTGCCCAAAGCTGCCCAATGGCATAAACAAAAGACCAGAGCAGGTGACTGTGAACCTTAGACTtaacagcacagcactgcaggcTAAGTGATACAGCTAAATGAAGCTTTGCAGATATTCCACACATTATGGGTAGGAAGACTTCTGAAAGGCCTCTTCAGAAACCAGCTGGGACCTCAAGGTTGAcctaaatttatttctgtaaaagcagaatCAAAACAACGCTCATCATTTGTTAGAAGAGGAATGAAGACCCTAACACTGGTACACAAAACCAGGCAACTCACCATGTCCAGGCATTCACAATGCAGTAAGACATAGGCAGTATTCAAAGTAAATCAGATGGAGCACCATTAAGTGAAATGAATAAAGAAGATGGACTGTTCACGTGATTACAAGGCTCTCTTGTAGCCTGTGTGAAGGCCTTTCATCAGTTTGGAGAGGGGAGTGGCTGTAATTATTTCCTTGTATGTAAAAGGCATCTCTTATATCAACCCCCAGCTTCTGCTGGGGAATACAGTAAATTTTTCCTATCTCAGTACAAACACAGGTCAGTTCTGGCCGGGAGGCAAGAAACATTCACTGTTTTGCATGGCAGTTGTCTAGTTGTACCCAAACAAGTGCTAAAAAGCAGGCTGAGCCAGAGGGGGGACAGAATAGTGCCCTCACTATAGAGTGCATAGGTTACCATGCACTGTCATTCATGGGATATCACAGACTTGCTTTCCTTGATGACTAAGAGTGAGTCTGTATTAAGAAAGACTATGCCTGTGCTTGAAGCAATGGCACTGCACCCTAGCCTGCTGCTTCCTTGAGTCCTGCATGAGGCTGTTGTGGGATAGTCTCAGCAGGGTTTTACCTTCAGCCCCATGGATCTCGTTACAGATTCTGGGTGATCTGTGCTGACATGGCTGCTCAGTACACAGTACCGGACCCAACCACTCCAGCAAAAATGTACATGACCTACCAGGGCTTGGCCAGCTACCTGTCCAGTGGTGGTGAGTGAATTTCTTCAGCCCTCCTTTATATCCCTCAAAATGTTGGTCTATGGCTTATAGCTGCCCAGATTTGTGTATTTCAGTACATGAGCAGGAAAAACAGCTGAGCTCATATTGCTCTAAAAGGAGATAAAGCATCCATAGAGGGAGATATTTTTTCCAAGCAGTGATTTTTATCTCCACACAAGGGACAAGATCCAGAGCCTCCCCAGGAACCCCACCTATTCGCTGGTTTAATTAACAGGGAAGATGCAGATTAGAGAGAATGGACAGTGTAGATAAACTTCATATAGCTGAGCACTGCTGCCCTATACTTCCTGGGCTCCAGTGTGGGCATTACAAAGGTGCCTGAAATCAGGCTCATCCTTGCACACCTTATAGCTAATGGGACATGACATGTAGACCTGAATCTGCACCCTAACAGCAAGGCACATATTCTGTCAGACAGATACTGCTGGAATCAACAACTCTGAGCTGTTAACTGAAGTTCCCCTTGCAGAAACTCCTTGAGTTGAATCTCATTAATGCACCCTACACACCTCATATTTCCAGCCAGAGTCTCCCATAACTCCTTCGGAAAGTGGGCATGATTTGGCTTGCTAATGCATAACAAAGAAATACACATATTCAGACCTGACATAATGTACTTTGTTGAtcaaaaaagctggaaaacaggAGCCATGTTTTACTGAGGCTTTTCGCACAGGAAATGTGATCTGTCTGGCCTTTAggcccctctccttcccccaagACACATCTGGGCAAGAAATATAGAGAGATTTTTGTTATCAAAACATAATCCTATGACCCCTACTAGACTAAGAAACTGTAAGTTAAAATGCACTAACCTCAAATTCTGTCTGAGCAAAATTTGTCTTGTTGAGAGGTACCACTGGTGCTTGCCTgtgccttcagctgcagagtgGAGATCAGGCAGTGATGGGACAATGCTCAGCTGAATCAGAGACATTTAGCATTGGCTTCTTATCATCTTAACTGACATGTACTGCAGTGACATGAGGGGGAGCAAGGTGAATTCAGGATACACCTTGTTTGTCCCCAGTATTCATCTCACAGTGTGGATATAAGCTAAATGTGGGAGGTGATTTTACATCCTTTGGGAAGCCAGCCTGCCATGTGTTGCAGTAAAACCTCTCTCACACGGATGAGCACATCCACTTTTGATCTGTTTTGTCCATCATGACAAATACATATACTCTGATGTTTCAGGGGACAACTACTGGGTGATTGACACCGATTATGATAACTATGCCATTACCTATGCCTGCCGCAGCCTGAAAGAAGATGGGTCCTGTGATGATGGCTATTCCTTGATCTTCTCACGCAACCCTCGTGGACTCCCCCCAGCCATTCAGCGCATTGTGCgtcagaagcaggaagaaatctgCATGTCTGGCCAGTTTCAGCCTGTACTTCAGTCAGGTACTCTGAGTTAATTAACAAACTCACAGAAATGACTGCACTGGCAGCTTGTAGAGTATGTTGCTGCACTTGCTCTAGATGTGGCAAAGCCATAGCAAACTGAGTTGCATTTTTTCCGCAATGGGTTTTTAAAGTAACATCTACTAAGAAAGTGGctgtaaaagcaaaatccatggaagagagaaagagcatgATTAAAGCATGATTCTGCAGCCTTAATTTTCCCCTTATAATAATGTGTGTGTTGAAGCTGGCACACTGCAGGAAGAAGAtcagctcttctctttcccaaaaGATACACAAATGCAGGGGCTTGGGCATTGTAACAATGTATTGTTTCTGAACTTCAAAATGAGTGGCTTGCACACCTGCATAACAGCAACCTACCTTAGGTCTGTGCACTGTGCCCTACAGGTAAAGCTCCTTCCAGGAGGAAACATCCTCCCTCTCCTTAGCTGCCAGCATGATTTGTGTCGGGCTTTCTGAACAGCAAAGATGAAGGGCTTTGAGCAGCAGTCATGACTCTGCTGACAGTACGAGTGAGTGGTTGCTCCACATATGGATAGAGCAACAGATTATTTTGCAGGTCTAACAGCTGTTTTGaggggcttttttttctggagcCATTGAAGCTCATCTTCCAGCTCAACTGTTGCCTCTGTGGTGGGCTGATGATAAGTTTCTAGTGCTATGCACAAAGCAAGAACTCCACTTTTTGTCAGCAGCTTAGCTCCCACACCCTTCACATGGGCATAGAATCctagaattggtaaggttggaagggacctctggagatcatctagtccaacccttagGCGAGTGGCCCATATGAGGAATTGAATCCGTGACCTtagcattattagcaccatgttctaaccaactgagctaaaccaaTCCCATTGCCTTCCCCAGAGAGAGGCCCTTAACTACATTAGGTCTGAGGACCTAGACTGGGGAATTAGCTCAGTAGTACGTATGCTAGGCCCAGCTGGACAGGACTCATGGGTCATCGGGACTGGTGAAAGCTGCCCAAATGCTATGCCAATAGTCACAGATAGCGCAAACAGAAACTTTCGCCCCTCTCACCTAATCTCGTACTGTGATTCAGAAGTACTCTGGGAAAACTGTAGCTACCCTTtcactgaaaactaaaaatgctGTTAAAGTATTTCACAGATTTACTTGCATGGACtaaagtttgcttttctttctttccaggggCCTGCTAAAAATATACTTCTGATTCTAACCTTAAACACAGAAACCAGACCTCTTGAAGTTGTCAttcagctaattaaaaaaagaaaatcatagtTTGGACTAGcatgtttttcctgaaaaacacatgaaaaatgcttgttttttgtAAATTGTGTGCAATACAGTATtgatatttaaattttcaagGGAACACTTATGACAGGATTTGtcaataaatgctttttttaaaaaaaaaaaaactgccacTGCTTTTTGTTACACACTGTTGGGGAGCAGGGAGAGTAGGGCTGCTCTCTGTGGTAAGGTGAGCTGGTAGTCAAAGCAGCCCTCATGCAACTGGGCAGTGTCCCCCAACCAGAGCAGTGCAGTACCAACCAGGGGACACAGGGCAGGGGTAGTGACAGGGACAGGTCTCACCAAGAGCACTATGATCAACAGGCAAATGCATGGTGACAAGGCAGGTCCAGGGTCCACCCAGGGAGTCCAGGCAGTTAGTCAGGACAGCAGGACACAGGGCTGGGCACAGGCATACCTACAAAACGGCTCCTCTCTTACCAATGTTATCCATTTAAATTCTGAAGCTATAAAATCCTCTTGAACAACAGCTCTGATGAGGTTGATAATGTGATCCTTGCTGcctgtatataaaaaaatatcaTTACTTCTGGTATGTCCAAATTATCAAAAGTCTGCAGAGGATTTCTAATAACATGCTGCATCAAGAATGCAACAAAGCAGCTGTTCCTGTAAATAACACTAGGCTGTTTCTTCAATTGAGCAGTTAGTTGCATTTCATATGGCATATGTGATAATTTAACTCCATAACTTCATAATCCAGCCTCAGTATTTGAGAGAGACACAGCTGATTGATAGACTTTTTGGCCAAGGAGTTCAAAGATACGTGGAACCAAAAGCACAATATCCAGACAATCCCACGTAGGAAAAGTGGAACctgcattatttttctcaaaCATGTATTTCCCATTACTCTTGAGAGAGTCACATTCACTTTGAATGTTTCCTTTGAATAAAACTACCAGTCCAGAATGCCCCAAGCAACTGAACCCTGCAGTTTGTCAGCAATCCGTATCTTCCGGGTCATCATTACTGAAGAAACATTGAAAACCAAGTTGGATAGCCTCTGCCTCTGTGTACTTACATGGTATATAGCACAAGGTTGGTATCAGGTGAAGAGCTTCAGAACACTACACCGTAAAACAGCTTCTGCAAGATGCTTGCACAGTCTATTATACAATGCCAATGATTATCTATTGCATCTGTTGGAAGGAACATGTGAAATGCTGACTAAAGACTCTTCTCCAATGCCAGAGACAATATTCCAGGGAAGCATGGAGCTCTTTCAAGCTTGCTTTTCCCAAAATTTCCAGCTAGGACTCCTAAGCTTCTCAGCTAGCAGAGACTAAgagtgaaaactgaaaactgttttttgctCTGCTGGTCTAGAAAAGGTACCTTGAAGGGAAGCAAGATCGTGAACTACCACCTAAAGCTGAAGACAGAAATGGAAGAGCAGTAGacaatacaagagaaaaaaaaatacagatagagaatataaaatgttgaaaaaaatattagccTTTTGTTCTGGACTAAGTGCAAGGTCAATGCATTGATTGAATATTCACCAATTGCTCCCCTCTCACACAAGGAAGTATTAGGGTGGAGTTCTGTGAACTTAGGACTTGTATCACAATCAATTAGACAACATTAACCCCTACCTGAAGGAGCCTATCCTTTGGCCAAGATATACAGATCAATACTACAAATTCTAAAGCAGtgagatttttaaatgcctgCATTTACATTATCTGTATGATCAGATTAGCTGAGAGTTCAAGCAAGCAGGAACTAGATGCTAGACTCCTTATTGTGCTTGGTATAGTCTACCTACAAGGGCTAAGAACTAAAATTCCTTCTCTGCCACGCTGTGTTGAGCCTCCAGGGATACTGGAGGATAGCAGTTATTCTGGGAGAACATGCTGCTTAGTTGTACATGACCCATGAGCCTGGCTTGAATTTGGAGGAACTGGGAGAACACATCTATTTCCCATCAGGCTTGCAAACAGGCCCTTATCATACGATCTGGTTAGTTAGTGAACAGAGTAATTAgctcatttctgtttctctccacaGACTACAAAGACTAGGCAGCATGGGCAGGCAGGTAGGTGTACATTCTGCTTTGATTTAGAATTTTCATGCCATTGAGTAAGACATATAAAAGAATATGTCTAGAGGCAGACACACTTTGGCCTGGCCTTGGAGCTGGCTGGATGCGTTACAAACAACACTTGCTATCTTACCTTTAATAAACCAGGCTGTTTTTCCTGACTATAAGCGTGTACGTAGGTCCTTCTCCTGAATAAACTTTCTGctagcaagagaaaagaaaaagctgtttacaAATGAAGAAGACTGTTGTTTTGTCCTCAGAAAGTCCTTTGGTACAACAGAGTGGCTATGACTGTGCAACAACAGAAAGAACCCTGCAACGATTTTGACCTTCACATATCAGTAAACCTCCTACCACAAGGACACTGCAAGTTCTGAGATCTGATGCTATAGTATCATGTCGTATTAGACCAGTTTTCCCCTTGGGCTCACACAAGAGTGCCTAGGACTGTAGTAACTACGCACAAGACTACATACTcgaattttgaaatttcttatGCTCACACTCCCTACATGCTTCATGTATACATAATGTTGGAACTTGGTGTAAATTCCATAAATCAAGGTGTCTTCTATATCTTGAGAACAGACTTTACTTCACGTGATTATTCGTCTATCTGagttttcagctgtttccaAAACACAATGATCTTTTTTTACTGGATTCATgtaaaaatgaatggaaagattaaaaactgattttactGTGTTATTAGAAAGATGGTAACAAATGCAACACATACATACGCTGTTagataatataaaatattcctgTGAAAGTTTTCTCCCTGTACAGCTTTTAATAATCAGCTGCAAAACTGTTACATAACCTTAGAAGGTTTTGCTTAAAGGGCAGTCAAACAATCTCCTCTTGCAGTTAAGATTTCCTTCTTTGTATTGTTTGCCAGCAAGAGATATATTAGAGTGCTCATCAGTCTTGCTTTGGTTCTCATTCTGGTTCTGCTAAGTTCATGCAACTCCACTTAGCATTATGCTGGAACTTACAAAAACTAAAGCATGAGGTGAAGCTCACAATTGCTGTGGTGAAGAAGGAGATGCTAGAGTTGAAGGATTAAGGATGAAATGTTAGAAGCCCTACAACATGGACTCAGTGACAGATCATTACAGAAAAGTCAAGTTTCATATATTAAATAGTAATTTGTTTCTAGaagtttaattataaaaaagaacagagcagCCCAAACTTATGTACTtggtggaaaataaaatgcagcctGGAAATATCAAACCatcttctctgctgccttttttaGACTTCCTCATTGACTAAAGGAGTATGTTTacatgaagttcagcaaagctGCAAATGCTGAATATTCAAAATCTGCACACCCAGCCCACcatttttgttcatcttttgTTTCCACACACATTTGCCAGTGCCaagaaaaagcctgaaaaagcGTTGTGCCAGCAGAAATATTCCAGAACATGCTTCCACACTCTGGATAATGTTAAGGGTAGAAGCCCTGAAGGAGGGACCTAGTGACAGATCTTCAAAGTGGTTGGACCTAATCATTCTAAgagatttgattttatttgcagCTATCACATGCTCTGCTATGACCTTGCAAAGAAAATTCCTGCTTTTGGGGAAGTTTTAACAGGCAATCTGACAATGACTGAAATTTTACCTTGAAACTTTGGAGAAATACCATCCTCACTTCGCCTTCtaataagacaaaaaaagtaAGCATGAGAATTAGAAGTCAGAGCAAAGAGGCAGCTACAAGCCTTCTGTCTACCTCTGCTGGGGAGTAGAAATCCTGGGCCAGGAGAACTTCCAGCGTAAAACCTTCTAAAAGATGGTAACATCCTCTAATGGAAATTACTTGCCATAGtgacagttttaaaaacagtgaaagaatgAGATGAGTGAATCGTCATTAATGTACTACACTTCTGCAAAAGCCAAGTAATCCAGCAGGACTCATCAGCTCTGTGGCATCACTTTATACTGGTTAATTAATATGCCTTAACTGCTAGATTTGTTTAACTGCATTTTCTGATTCCTCACTTAGAGATAATTATAACAGCTTTGAGATGTATTTTAGTCTAATTTACTGCTCTCTCCTTCCAAGTGGAAATTTTCATTAACTCTTTTTTTGTACCTGGGAAACTAATGAATTGAGTTACCTCAAATCtcccttttctgttctgcacCACCACAAGCTTCTATGGGTGAGAAACTGATAGATTAGGATGCTGCACAGGCTTCTTACTCAAAAATTAGTAagagataaaatgttttatctgaaTTCTGAGACAACATGGATCTTTCACAGTCAACTTTCAACATAAGCACATGAAAAAGAAGGTAAGGAGATAACAAGCCTTTTCTGATATATACTGACTTTTTACATATGTGTCTTTTCCATGCTGTAAAAGTGAGGCCATTTGAGGTGGTTTAGATCTCTTCTGCTGTGCAAACTTGATTTTCTGTCTGAGATCTGAATGTTTCACCAAATGTACAAGCTTTGTTGTTATGCTGGTGAAGCAGTCGATGTCAGCAAGGAGAGCAGTAGGGGAGTTGTTTGTGTGACAAAGCTGTTCCTCTAACAGAAAACATTCCAGCTGTTTTCACTGGCATTATCCTTCCCTGTACAAGCATTTTAAAGGCAGAGTTCAAAGTGCTCTAGTTGTGAAAAAGGGAGAGTAAAAAAAACGTCCCTGCAACTTCAGGGCACTTTTTGTTACATAAAGTGATTGGCATTTGCATGGACATCCAGTGAGGTACCCCATTATCGCAGGCAATAACACGCTTGTGAACATGCTTTGCAAAACACAGAAGGTCAAACTGTTCTTGGTTAGTTTCCTAACTGACAATCAGTAGCAGCCCTCTGTTACATACACGGCATACAAAAGCATGCCCTGCTATAGCATGAAAACATAAAAGGCTCCAACTACCATTTTAACTTTCTCCTGGCCACCCAAAGCCCTGTCTCATCTCACTTACTGTTTCAGTGTGAGACTCCAGAAAAAAGGTCTGCTGGGGAGGGAGATGCCAGCTCTAAAGACTGCAGAAAGCCAGGCTAGGTGAGCACAGTGGAGAGAAAGAGGGGCTTTTAAGGCTAGTGGCTTCACCACAATGAAGAAGCAGTTAAGGGACCTGTACCAACACAAAAATCACAACGCTGCAAGCAGAAGACTTAGGCTAAAGCAGAGAGCAGGACAGGCAAGTGAATCTTAAAGCCAGAGCTTTCTGTGTGAACTTCTCCCTTTGAGGATGAGCTGCTACTCCTTCCTTTGCTTGTGTGATGGGAATAGTTCTGGCATGCAAGTAACAGCCTCATATGCAAAAGTGGCTGTGTAGAAATCTCTGTATAAGTAAGCAAAGAACCTCTTATCTCTGGAGACAGGACAAGTGCTCTCAAATAACCCAGTAGAGCACATGTGAATAACCTGTGGTGTAGCTGGGGATGTGTGGGGACTCTTCAAGCTCTGGATGTGTCTGTCCTGTGGTCATGCAGTTTTCCATCACCCCATTATGACAGTCAGCCTGGATGCTGAGGGCAGGCAATGCTGTCTCTTACATGTCCTCCTGGTTCCTTTGCTGCCATCCAATTGCATTTTGTTGCTTTCATACATATTTGGCTGTTCCTGGCATTAGCTAAGTGTGATATAGGAAATAATAACTATTTATTCCCATAATTCCTAAATACCA is a window of Rhea pennata isolate bPtePen1 chromosome Z, bPtePen1.pri, whole genome shotgun sequence DNA encoding:
- the LOC134153900 gene encoding purpurin — protein: MKYSQFVFLASIFSTIEDSLAQTCAVESFSVKDNFDPKRYAGKWYALAKKDPEGLFLQDNISAEYTVEEDGTMTASSKGRVKLFGFWVICADMAAQYTVPDPTTPAKMYMTYQGLASYLSSGGDNYWVIDTDYDNYAITYACRSLKEDGSCDDGYSLIFSRNPRGLPPAIQRIVRQKQEEICMSGQFQPVLQSGTLS